In Nicotiana tabacum cultivar K326 chromosome 11, ASM71507v2, whole genome shotgun sequence, a single window of DNA contains:
- the LOC107789346 gene encoding uncharacterized protein LOC107789346, translated as MKTVDYEVIDQPRKSPSQVSLLSLLISSNEHQKVLIKTLNKAYVPIETTVEQLERMEEQFFEVNQISFSRNDLPPEGAARNKALHLIVKCEGCYVKRVMLDGGSRVNICPILTLQRMEIGIERINTNNICACAFDGIKRDIIGEIDLILTIGPVDFEVTFQVLDMDTSYNFLLGRHWIHAAGTVPSALHQMVKFEHEDQEIVVHGEDEQLIYRGLSVLCLEAREGSEHIVYQVFEVVVADQCEEGSPYPKPFLSNASIMVATEMIKHGYKPGKGLGVSLQGITEPITLVASEKFFGVGFHATKAYVTWANEQKSNGWVLPQSVPHLSKTFVKTRYIEEEDEAFTTEEIKDICGVMRQILYEAHMVHPREGSSTVEVQYMGPDAKLQNWKATPFPVRRESR; from the coding sequence atgaaaactgTGGACTACGAGGTAATTGACCAACCTCGAAAGTCTCCCTCTCAGGTCTCGCTCTTGTCTCTACTGATAAGCTCAAAtgagcatcagaaagtgttgatAAAGACCCTCAATAAAGCATATGTTCCGATTGAAACCACTGTTGAGCAACTGGAAAGGATGGAGGAACAATTCTTCGAAGTCAACCAAATTTCATTTAGCAGAAATGACTTGCCCCCAGAAGGGGCTGCCCGCAACAAAGCTCTTCATCTGATAGTTAAATGTGAAGGGTGCTATGTGAAAAGAGTCATGTTGGATGGCGGATCTAGGGTCAACATATGCCCTATCTTAactttgcaaagaatggaaattgggattGAGAGAATCAACACTAACAATATTTGTGCGTGTGCTTTTGATGGCATTAAGAGAGACATAATAGGGGAGATTGATTTGATCTTGACTATCGGTCCTGTGGATTTTGAAGTGACGTTTCAGGTCTTGGACATGGACACCTCTTATAATTTTCTCTTAGGAAGGCATTGGATCCATGCTGCAGGGACCGTACCTTCTGCTCTCCACCAAATGGTAAAATTTGAACACGAAGATCAGgaaatcgtggtccatggagaggACGAGCAATTAATTTACAGGGGCCTGTCAGTCCTATGTCTCGAGGCTAGGGAAGGTAGCGAGCACATAGTCTATCAAGTTTTTGAGGTTGTGGTTGCAGATCAATGTGAGGAAGGAAGCCCGTATCCTAAACCCTTTTTGTCAAATGCGTCAATCATGGTCGCTACTGAAATGATCAAGCACGGGTATAAGCCCGGGAAAGGGCTCGGGGTATCTTTGCAAGGTATCACAGAGCCTATCACTTTAGTTGCCAGCGAGAAGTTCTTCGGTGTGGGTTTTCATGCCACAAAAGCTTATGTGACATGGGCAAATGAACAAAAGAGCAATGGTTGGGTGTTGCCTCAGTCGGTCCCGCATCTCTCCAAAACATTCGTCAAGACCAGATACATAGAGGAggaagatgaggccttcacgaCCGAGGAAATTAAGGACATATGTGGAGTCATGAGGCAAATATTGTATGAAGCTCACATGGTACATCCGAGAGAAGGCTCGAGCACTGTTGAGGTGCAATATATGGGGCCCGATGCCAAGCTtcagaattggaaggctactccattcCCAGTCAGGCGGGAATCTCGATAG